From Lepisosteus oculatus isolate fLepOcu1 chromosome 8, fLepOcu1.hap2, whole genome shotgun sequence, one genomic window encodes:
- the LOC102688581 gene encoding protein sprouty homolog 3 → MEPDGLDLQPAPVLSIDQIRAIRASNDYVERPAAPEPAPAHKPEQERPAPGGPLPRSQSHSQHPHLAHLSRSSTLSSVSRGSAASDQRLLAGLTPSHSGPLAVRAQPKGELKPDGPGKGPAEGAGPGRHLFICELCGRCKCEECGAPRGLPSCWACGQRCVCSPESVVEHATCLCCVKGLFYHCSADDEDNCADRPCSCQQAHACARWGAMGLLSLCLPCLCCYPPARACLALCQRGYDHAKRPGCRCGNTNTVCRKISSSSSSNPAPFPKATDKPV, encoded by the coding sequence ATGGAGCCCGACGGGCTGGACCTGCAGCCGGCGCCGGTCCTGTCCATCGACCAGATCCGCGCCATCCGGGCCAGCAACGACTACGTGGAGCGGCCCGCGGCCCCGGAGCCCGCCCCCGCCCACAAGCCCGAGCAGGAGCGCCCCGCCCCCGGCGGCCCCCTGCCCCGCAGCCAGAGCCACAGCCAGCACCCGCACCTGGCGCACCTGAGCCGCTCCAGCACCCTGAGCTCCGTGTCCCGCGGCAGCGCAGCGTCCGACCAGCGGCTGCTCGCCGGCCTCACGCCCTCCCACTCCGGCCCCCTGGCGGTGCGCGCCCAGCCCAAGGGGGAGCTCAAGCCGGACGGCCCAGGGAAGGGGCCGGCGGAGGGCGCCGGGCCGGGCCGCCACCTCTTCATCTGCGAGCTGTGCGGGAGGTGTAAGTGCGAGGAGTGCGGCGCCCCCCGGGGGCTGCCCTCCTGCTGGGCGTGCGGCCAGCGCTGCGTCTGCTCGCCGGAGAGCGTGGTGGAGCACGCCACCTGCCTGTGCTGCGTCAAGGGCCTCTTCTACCACTGCTCGGCCGACGACGAGGACAACTGCGCGGACCGGCCCTGCTCCTGCCAGCAGGCCCACGCCTGCGCCCGCTGGGGGGCCATGGGCCTGCTGTCCCTCTGCCTGCCCTGCCTCTGCTGCTACCCGCCGGCCAGGGCCTGCCTCGCGCTCTGCCAGCGGGGCTACGACCACGCCAAGAGGCCCGGCTGCCGCTGCGGCAACACCAACACCGTGTGCCGCAagatctcctcctcctcctcctccaaccCCGCCCCCTTCCCCAAAGCCACGGACAAGCCCGTATGA